Proteins co-encoded in one Ensifer sp. PDNC004 genomic window:
- a CDS encoding ABC transporter permease, translating into MRDVRARMMGSAWSYLRVIGMPLFHLLTLAAFYSAMGRSALLGTDKMVFYASGILPFMLFLYPVRSNILAIDDNRPLLVFPRVNPIDLVISRALLEIVNSLIVITVLALALFAFGADIVPKNPIKTLSGIGMTMLFSLAFCLPNAIISRLVTNWLQACVLTAVGLYISSGALFLPSQMPPIVSEIIYFNPLAHCVEWVRSGYYETYHEGLLDKRYLIGVILALLVIGFSLERFLRGKLN; encoded by the coding sequence TTGCGCGATGTCAGAGCTCGAATGATGGGCTCGGCTTGGAGCTACCTACGTGTTATCGGTATGCCGCTATTTCACCTTTTAACACTTGCTGCTTTCTACAGTGCGATGGGGCGATCAGCACTTCTGGGGACGGATAAGATGGTCTTTTACGCATCTGGCATCTTACCCTTTATGCTGTTTCTCTACCCCGTACGCTCAAACATTCTAGCGATCGACGACAACCGCCCACTATTAGTATTCCCTCGGGTAAATCCAATTGACTTAGTCATTTCTCGCGCCTTACTTGAAATAGTAAACTCATTGATCGTGATCACCGTATTAGCTTTGGCACTTTTCGCGTTCGGAGCCGACATTGTTCCGAAAAACCCAATCAAAACACTCAGCGGGATTGGCATGACAATGTTGTTCAGCCTCGCTTTCTGCCTACCCAACGCGATTATTTCGCGACTCGTTACAAACTGGCTGCAGGCTTGTGTGCTGACAGCTGTTGGTCTGTATATCAGTTCTGGGGCGCTTTTTTTGCCAAGCCAAATGCCACCTATAGTATCCGAAATAATCTACTTCAATCCTCTCGCCCATTGTGTTGAGTGGGTGCGATCGGGCTATTACGAAACCTACCACGAGGGGCTTTTGGACAAGCGCTACCTAATTGGAGTTATCCTTGCATTGCTGGTGATTGGGTTTAGCTTGGAGCGCTTCCTTCGAGGCAAGCTGAACTAA
- the rfbC gene encoding dTDP-4-dehydrorhamnose 3,5-epimerase: MRFEPTAIGDVVLILPQRLADERGYFAETFRQNLFEQEIGKWSFIQDNQSLSKERGTVRGLHFQRGPQSQGKLVRCVAGAILDIAVDIRPSSRNFGQHVAVELSEANGHQLWVPPGFAHGFCTLVPDTRVVYKVTQYYSAAHEGGVRWNDPKLRISWPVSADEAVLSAKDKVRPLFDDLVGDLMEDEASG, from the coding sequence ATGCGCTTTGAACCGACTGCGATAGGGGACGTCGTCCTAATTCTGCCTCAACGCCTCGCAGATGAGCGCGGTTATTTTGCCGAAACGTTTCGCCAGAACCTTTTCGAGCAGGAAATCGGAAAGTGGTCCTTCATCCAGGACAACCAGTCCCTGTCGAAAGAACGGGGTACGGTACGTGGGCTTCATTTTCAGCGCGGCCCCCAGAGCCAGGGGAAGCTGGTCCGCTGCGTTGCCGGCGCGATTCTGGACATAGCCGTCGATATCCGGCCGAGTTCTCGCAACTTCGGCCAGCATGTGGCGGTCGAATTGTCAGAAGCCAATGGCCACCAGCTCTGGGTGCCACCCGGCTTTGCGCACGGTTTCTGCACGCTGGTCCCCGATACGCGGGTTGTCTACAAGGTCACTCAATATTATAGCGCCGCACACGAAGGCGGTGTTCGATGGAATGACCCCAAATTACGAATCTCCTGGCCCGTCAGCGCCGATGAGGCTGTGCTATCCGCAAAGGACAAAGTACGCCCACTTTTTGACGATCTAGTCGGCGACCTCATGGAAGATGAAGCAAGCGGCTAG
- the rfbA gene encoding glucose-1-phosphate thymidylyltransferase RfbA, producing MKGIILAGGNGTRLHPMTQAVSKQLLPIYDKPMIYYPLSTLMLIGVRDILIISTPSDLPLFQRLLGDGSEWGLNLSYAEQPQPGGIAQAYLIGAKFVGKDQSWLILGDNIFYGHSIGEIFANAGECAGATIFAYHVTDPQRYGVVEFDGAMRALSIEEKPAQPKSNWAVTGLYFYDNDVLDIVRELKPSARGEIEISDVNSRYLERGALNVQLLGRGFAWLDTGTPDSLLDAAEFVATLERRQGFKIACLEEIAYSLGYISAEQMERRAASFKNTSYGKYLLDRLRS from the coding sequence ATGAAGGGCATTATACTTGCCGGAGGTAACGGAACGCGGTTGCATCCGATGACACAGGCTGTTTCGAAGCAGCTGCTGCCAATCTACGACAAGCCGATGATCTATTATCCGTTGTCGACGCTCATGCTGATCGGAGTGCGAGATATTCTCATCATCTCGACCCCAAGCGATCTTCCCCTGTTCCAGCGGCTCCTGGGCGACGGCTCAGAATGGGGCCTGAATCTATCCTACGCCGAGCAACCTCAACCGGGCGGAATCGCGCAGGCCTATCTCATAGGTGCCAAGTTTGTCGGAAAAGACCAGTCCTGGTTGATCCTCGGCGACAACATCTTCTATGGGCACTCCATCGGCGAGATCTTTGCGAATGCGGGCGAATGCGCCGGCGCCACGATCTTTGCCTACCATGTGACGGATCCGCAGCGTTATGGCGTAGTCGAGTTTGACGGGGCCATGCGGGCACTCTCCATCGAGGAAAAGCCAGCGCAGCCGAAGTCCAACTGGGCGGTGACCGGGCTCTACTTTTACGACAACGACGTCCTGGATATCGTGCGCGAACTCAAGCCGTCCGCGCGCGGGGAGATCGAAATCTCCGATGTGAACAGCAGATATCTCGAGCGTGGGGCGTTGAACGTCCAGTTGCTCGGCCGGGGATTCGCATGGCTGGACACTGGCACGCCCGACAGCCTGCTCGACGCCGCGGAATTCGTCGCGACGCTGGAGCGCCGGCAAGGCTTCAAGATCGCCTGCCTCGAAGAGATCGCCTATTCGCTTGGGTACATTTCTGCCGAACAGATGGAGCGCAGGGCCGCCAGCTTCAAGAATACAAGCTACGGCAAGTACCTGCTCGACCGACTGAGGTCTTAA
- a CDS encoding sulfotransferase family 2 domain-containing protein: MPVICRDLKLLFLCVPKTGCTAIANVLIQHYGGEWLPEHDVYSASGELVCHTKHSTVRELVQAGCLSQEEVDELYIVGGTRHPVSWLLSNYYFAIDSYKRYGEETTEEWVRRNLEMYRFASTNNFDAFVRAYWPPDGQTVSWVHLQDVDYVIRQEQLQVGFDTMMAHVGAETRIIPLDNITWERVHASNVCNLPTASYIAAAFSKDFDRFGYSLDESVSQDSVATSMNVYSVVWARSPEYVKHQLALKQRAAAQRNKGVFCRIDVLVIDGFEHFSGVIEELRELDCHVHDKSSVFQGLVERYRNLWVHYEPLIIGSYDGDFFFKNLMRWLVCAEHASGHPFLHIDADLVLNEDPRKLATDFHGKGFYASSTCFVFVRDSSAFAAAYASDLDRLDRDPSGFSREIGITARTRQTAEWDLHAVESLTDLDEEKFFCFHIHEHPLSWARPDNSEYVYIPFVVHTYGPHNGVGGTASALPIAYDWRNRVHYWNGKRMAYMHYQRRFADILGVHTAQAMLGVTAECRWCMRPVAWPANSRETGVDHLVASLVSFNSGLTVHGKDPFSYETIISTYELWGLSEVFVNYFWHAKGAFR; encoded by the coding sequence GTGCCTGTCATTTGCCGCGATCTGAAGTTGCTTTTTCTCTGCGTACCCAAAACGGGCTGCACAGCGATAGCGAATGTTCTTATTCAGCATTATGGAGGCGAGTGGCTGCCAGAGCACGATGTCTATTCCGCGTCAGGTGAGCTGGTCTGTCACACGAAGCATTCGACTGTTAGGGAATTAGTGCAAGCCGGGTGCCTCTCGCAAGAAGAGGTGGACGAACTCTACATAGTCGGTGGCACACGCCATCCCGTCAGTTGGTTGCTGTCCAACTATTATTTCGCCATCGACAGTTACAAACGGTACGGCGAAGAAACGACAGAAGAGTGGGTCCGGCGGAATTTGGAAATGTACCGTTTTGCCTCGACCAACAACTTCGATGCGTTTGTGCGGGCGTATTGGCCGCCTGATGGGCAAACCGTCAGTTGGGTGCACCTTCAAGACGTTGATTACGTAATTCGACAGGAGCAACTGCAAGTCGGGTTCGACACTATGATGGCGCATGTCGGCGCCGAGACGCGCATTATCCCACTCGATAACATCACCTGGGAACGCGTCCACGCTAGCAACGTTTGTAACCTGCCGACCGCGAGCTACATCGCCGCAGCTTTTTCGAAAGACTTTGACAGATTTGGATATTCACTGGATGAGAGCGTGTCGCAGGACAGCGTTGCTACCAGCATGAACGTCTACTCCGTAGTTTGGGCGCGATCTCCAGAGTACGTCAAACACCAATTGGCGCTCAAGCAGCGGGCTGCGGCGCAGAGAAACAAAGGGGTGTTCTGTCGTATTGATGTTCTCGTCATCGATGGGTTTGAACACTTTTCCGGCGTAATAGAAGAACTGCGGGAGCTTGATTGCCACGTCCACGATAAGAGTTCAGTGTTCCAAGGGCTTGTAGAACGCTATCGGAATCTTTGGGTACATTATGAGCCGTTGATCATCGGCAGCTACGACGGCGATTTCTTTTTCAAGAATCTCATGCGATGGTTGGTCTGCGCAGAACACGCGTCGGGGCATCCCTTTCTGCACATCGATGCCGACCTTGTTCTAAATGAAGATCCACGAAAACTGGCGACAGATTTCCACGGCAAGGGGTTCTATGCCTCTTCGACGTGCTTTGTTTTCGTACGGGATAGCAGTGCGTTCGCGGCAGCATATGCGTCCGATCTGGACAGATTGGATAGAGATCCAAGCGGTTTCAGCCGAGAGATTGGCATCACTGCAAGGACGAGGCAAACGGCCGAGTGGGACTTGCATGCCGTAGAATCTTTGACAGACTTGGACGAGGAGAAGTTTTTTTGCTTCCACATTCACGAACACCCGCTGTCATGGGCGCGCCCAGACAATTCTGAATATGTATACATTCCATTCGTTGTCCACACCTATGGCCCTCACAACGGTGTAGGCGGTACCGCGAGTGCACTTCCGATCGCCTACGACTGGAGAAATCGAGTGCACTATTGGAACGGCAAGCGTATGGCTTACATGCACTACCAACGACGTTTTGCTGATATTCTTGGGGTGCATACGGCCCAAGCAATGCTGGGGGTAACGGCTGAGTGTCGATGGTGCATGAGGCCAGTGGCGTGGCCAGCAAATTCGCGTGAAACCGGCGTCGATCACCTTGTTGCGTCATTAGTTTCCTTTAATAGCGGCCTCACAGTTCACGGTAAAGACCCGTTCTCCTACGAAACGATCATAAGCACATATGAGCTTTGGGGGCTCAGCGAGGTTTTCGTCAACTATTTCTGGCATGCGAAAGGAGCCTTTCGATGA
- a CDS encoding UPF0149 family protein has translation MTQNNQQTTARPKLDDEAFEAFIRARRPVSPIWSMSGLDGYLTALIIGPKFIDPRQWIPELTGPEALNLPMETTEHRAVQTIVAEYNRISASLAETPKDYRPRFTRLDDQTFDPFDWDLCFLLGTGYAPRLWQPVLRVHAVTGDIIAPIRKLGETKRKATRQDAAEVAEALANIRTYFMPKRAKQKF, from the coding sequence ATGACACAGAACAACCAACAGACAACGGCACGACCGAAGCTCGATGACGAGGCGTTCGAAGCCTTCATCAGGGCACGTCGTCCGGTGTCGCCGATCTGGTCGATGAGCGGTCTCGATGGCTATCTCACGGCTCTCATCATCGGCCCGAAGTTTATCGACCCACGTCAGTGGATCCCGGAGCTGACTGGCCCGGAGGCCCTGAACCTGCCGATGGAAACAACCGAGCATCGGGCCGTGCAAACCATCGTTGCGGAATACAACCGGATATCGGCAAGCCTCGCCGAAACGCCGAAAGACTACCGGCCCAGGTTCACCAGGCTCGATGATCAAACCTTTGATCCCTTCGATTGGGACCTCTGCTTTTTGTTGGGAACAGGATACGCGCCGAGGCTTTGGCAGCCGGTTCTTCGAGTTCATGCCGTCACTGGCGACATCATCGCGCCCATCCGCAAGCTCGGCGAGACAAAACGGAAAGCGACCCGCCAGGATGCTGCTGAGGTCGCCGAAGCACTCGCCAATATACGAACCTATTTTATGCCGAAGCGGGCAAAGCAGAAGTTCTGA
- a CDS encoding ABC transporter ATP-binding protein, whose product MVTFHNVFKFYKTPATTKIILDHVNLSFERGYSYGILGINGAGKSTLMRLISGTELPNAGRVRRHCNVSWPLGFAGSLHPEMTGRENVAFVSRIYNHSPREVIDFVQDFSEIGAYMDAPVRTYSSGMMQRIAFGLSMSIDFECYLIDEVLAVGDARFQKRCRNEFDKRRKTSDLIMISHDMATIRDYCDRCLVLENGRLSLYDDVGEAIEFYRILNR is encoded by the coding sequence ATGGTAACATTTCATAACGTCTTCAAGTTTTACAAGACGCCGGCAACGACCAAGATCATCCTCGATCACGTCAACCTGTCATTCGAGCGCGGCTACAGTTACGGCATCCTTGGCATCAACGGCGCCGGTAAATCGACGCTTATGCGGCTGATATCAGGCACCGAGCTTCCAAACGCCGGACGCGTTCGCCGGCACTGCAACGTTTCCTGGCCCCTCGGGTTTGCCGGCAGCCTGCACCCCGAGATGACCGGTCGAGAAAACGTCGCCTTTGTTTCACGCATCTACAATCACTCACCGCGTGAAGTAATCGACTTTGTCCAAGACTTTTCCGAGATAGGAGCCTATATGGATGCACCAGTCCGGACGTACTCCTCCGGCATGATGCAGCGGATCGCGTTTGGTTTATCAATGTCTATCGATTTTGAGTGCTATCTTATTGATGAGGTCCTCGCGGTCGGCGACGCTCGATTTCAAAAGCGTTGCAGGAACGAGTTTGATAAGCGGAGGAAAACTTCAGATCTCATAATGATCTCACATGACATGGCAACGATCCGCGACTACTGCGATCGTTGTCTTGTCTTAGAGAACGGGAGGCTGAGCCTGTACGATGATGTGGGTGAAGCGATTGAGTTTTACCGCATTCTCAACAGGTAG
- a CDS encoding DUF4422 domain-containing protein produces MKIYIVSHNAKVFPELPHFEAIQGGSAIHYRLPISGDDTKDNISARNPFYAEITPMYWVWKNTRLPKYVGFFHYRRFFNFGPDQYPESVHWSEKSFHDFSEENIARFGWDKDSIYNSVHGSDIVTPVIETVLRPPEWREATSLYNHYDALHHIRDLELALEGIAKLYPEHSKVAEETIQRKEGYFCHMYIMRAEVFREYMEWLFSILFYVEQRVDLSSPLYLKEYGNQRIFGFLGERIFNIFVEISRRKGRNILEKQRLFGKLPEHYMVS; encoded by the coding sequence TTGAAGATTTACATTGTAAGCCATAACGCAAAAGTCTTTCCGGAGCTTCCCCACTTTGAAGCGATTCAGGGTGGAAGCGCAATTCATTATAGACTTCCTATTTCGGGCGACGATACCAAGGACAATATTTCGGCGCGAAATCCGTTTTACGCGGAGATCACGCCCATGTATTGGGTTTGGAAGAATACGCGATTACCAAAGTATGTTGGTTTTTTTCACTATCGAAGATTTTTCAACTTTGGCCCGGATCAATATCCAGAATCTGTGCATTGGTCTGAAAAGAGTTTCCACGATTTTTCTGAGGAGAATATCGCGCGTTTTGGTTGGGACAAGGATAGTATTTATAACTCAGTTCATGGCAGTGATATCGTAACTCCCGTCATAGAGACCGTCTTACGCCCTCCGGAGTGGCGGGAAGCTACATCGCTTTACAATCATTACGATGCGTTGCACCATATCCGAGATCTCGAGCTGGCGCTTGAAGGGATAGCCAAGCTATATCCTGAACACTCAAAAGTCGCGGAGGAGACCATACAGCGCAAAGAAGGCTACTTCTGCCATATGTACATAATGCGAGCAGAAGTATTTCGTGAATACATGGAGTGGCTTTTTAGTATTCTATTTTACGTAGAGCAGCGCGTCGATCTATCCTCCCCTCTATATTTGAAAGAATATGGAAATCAGCGGATTTTCGGCTTTCTTGGTGAGCGAATTTTCAACATTTTCGTCGAAATCTCAAGAAGAAAGGGGCGTAATATTCTGGAAAAGCAGCGCCTTTTCGGGAAACTCCCTGAGCACTATATGGTTTCTTAA
- a CDS encoding transposase — MVGDRADAMLEVMDEGMHEARHEGRYRRIEVITGRRQRRNWTDEEKARILAESAEPDVNISAVARRWGANRGLLNVWRRESGLTSRRSASTCAQQAMFVPVTVVGDRTSSENSPSDVPHYATGRIEIEIAGARMTVIGSVAPELAQAIVAALRARR; from the coding sequence ATGGTTGGAGATCGCGCTGATGCCATGCTTGAAGTCATGGATGAAGGCATGCATGAGGCCAGGCATGAGGGAAGGTATCGTCGGATCGAGGTGATCACCGGTCGACGCCAGCGGCGGAATTGGACTGACGAGGAGAAGGCGCGGATCCTTGCGGAAAGCGCAGAGCCCGACGTGAACATCTCGGCCGTTGCCAGGCGCTGGGGCGCCAATCGCGGCTTGCTGAACGTCTGGCGTCGGGAATCTGGGTTGACCTCTCGTCGCTCTGCCAGTACCTGCGCGCAGCAGGCAATGTTCGTGCCGGTGACGGTGGTTGGCGATCGAACGTCTTCCGAGAACTCGCCGTCGGATGTCCCCCACTACGCCACGGGTCGTATTGAGATCGAGATTGCCGGCGCGCGCATGACCGTGATCGGCTCGGTGGCGCCCGAGTTGGCGCAGGCGATCGTGGCGGCGTTGCGAGCACGCCGGTGA
- a CDS encoding glycosyltransferase — MTPSVSVIVPIYNVGGFLEQCLKSLQDQVLDSFEVIMINDGSTDNGPQIASEISQADSRFSLYHKTNGGLGSARNEGMKYAKGEYIKHVDSDDWFDKGMLDGLFRRAKRFDADIVIGTYFEAMKNDTEVRLVHLPPSLANSTEAFSWRENRDVFATPTPIWDKLYRRSLIEENGISFIKENCEDIPYRWQTLLASKRITTLSSPYYYYRVREGSLSGGRTLGLEVEHALRVAESHLIKAGLRSELDEEWSLRKVLETVYIPIKARKSLIQDRDFARQFLPRLQQVCRNIDLRNLGPRHSWIPANFMSVYLFGREIMDHVSFRSFLQEQQLLHESEGADDYALRSSLSLARPGRVKFSIDRYPGESWDAGTVRGTDLVLGSPVYADHREPCVASIEFDVQAEISALYGTVFTEQEERNCDVSVNVAVETLQGQLVAFVRRVVPVNMRYEQLKLNIPRGRYVLKAWVEGDPSVPARHFTAVAIKDLTILKVEH, encoded by the coding sequence ATGACCCCCAGCGTTTCAGTTATCGTACCAATTTACAATGTGGGCGGATTTCTTGAGCAATGCCTAAAAAGTCTGCAAGATCAAGTTCTTGACAGCTTCGAAGTTATTATGATCAACGACGGTTCAACCGACAACGGGCCTCAGATTGCGTCTGAGATTTCTCAAGCAGACAGTCGCTTCTCGCTCTACCACAAAACGAACGGCGGACTTGGCTCTGCCCGCAATGAAGGCATGAAGTACGCCAAGGGCGAATACATCAAACATGTGGACAGCGACGACTGGTTCGACAAGGGCATGCTTGATGGCCTTTTCCGGCGCGCCAAACGTTTCGACGCCGATATCGTTATCGGCACCTATTTTGAGGCGATGAAGAATGACACCGAGGTCCGGTTGGTTCACCTCCCGCCCTCTTTGGCAAATTCGACCGAAGCCTTTTCGTGGCGAGAAAACCGTGACGTCTTCGCAACCCCTACTCCGATCTGGGATAAGCTGTACAGGAGATCGCTGATCGAGGAGAACGGAATCTCGTTCATTAAGGAAAATTGCGAAGATATTCCTTATCGATGGCAGACGCTCCTTGCCTCTAAGCGTATTACGACACTTTCCAGCCCGTACTACTATTATCGGGTTCGTGAAGGCTCACTGTCAGGTGGCCGCACTCTCGGCCTTGAAGTAGAACACGCATTGCGTGTGGCTGAAAGTCATCTCATTAAAGCTGGCCTGCGCAGTGAACTTGACGAAGAGTGGTCGCTCCGCAAAGTATTGGAGACCGTTTACATCCCAATAAAGGCTAGGAAGTCGCTGATTCAGGATCGAGATTTCGCGCGTCAGTTTCTTCCGCGATTGCAGCAGGTTTGCCGCAACATTGATCTTAGGAACCTTGGGCCGCGCCACTCCTGGATTCCGGCGAACTTCATGAGCGTCTATCTCTTCGGTCGCGAAATCATGGATCACGTATCCTTCCGTAGCTTTCTTCAGGAACAACAGCTCCTTCACGAAAGTGAAGGTGCGGATGACTATGCGCTCCGATCATCGCTTTCACTAGCTCGCCCCGGCCGTGTCAAGTTCTCTATAGACCGATATCCAGGCGAGAGCTGGGATGCAGGAACCGTAAGAGGGACAGATCTGGTGCTTGGGTCTCCAGTCTATGCCGATCATCGGGAACCCTGTGTCGCGAGTATCGAATTTGATGTCCAGGCCGAGATCTCCGCGCTTTACGGGACTGTCTTCACCGAACAAGAGGAGCGCAATTGCGACGTGTCGGTCAACGTCGCGGTTGAAACTCTGCAAGGCCAGTTAGTGGCGTTCGTGCGTAGAGTTGTCCCAGTAAACATGCGGTATGAGCAGCTGAAACTAAACATTCCGCGTGGACGTTACGTTCTTAAAGCCTGGGTTGAGGGCGATCCTTCCGTCCCGGCCAGGCATTTTACGGCAGTTGCTATCAAGGATCTTACGATTCTCAAGGTGGAGCATTGA
- the rfbD gene encoding dTDP-4-dehydrorhamnose reductase, with protein sequence MQNARKKRLVVIGRNGQVARSLVERADPRADLEVVTIGRPELDLSDPDSIEDAVRSASPDAVLAAAAYTQVDRAENEVELARFVNGRAPGILAEITDRIGVPIVHLSTDYVFDGTKPTGYVETDETAPLNVYGLTKREGEMGVRGATRNHAILRTAWLYSPYGRNFVKTMLTIARDKPAISVVDDQIGTPTSTLDLADAILVVTRNLIESDSLAYRGTFHATASGYTSWAGFARRIFECSAASGGPNARVEPIPTELFPTPAIRPSKSMLDCSKLFQAHGVRLPPWQASVCGVVDRILSNT encoded by the coding sequence ATGCAGAACGCTCGAAAGAAGAGATTGGTCGTTATCGGGCGGAACGGACAAGTGGCGCGTAGCCTGGTGGAGCGAGCCGACCCACGGGCCGATCTCGAGGTCGTTACGATAGGACGGCCGGAACTCGACCTGTCGGATCCCGACAGCATCGAAGACGCGGTTCGCAGCGCCAGCCCCGATGCCGTGCTCGCCGCGGCAGCTTACACTCAGGTTGACCGGGCCGAAAATGAAGTGGAGCTTGCTCGGTTCGTCAACGGTCGGGCGCCAGGCATTCTTGCGGAGATCACAGATCGGATTGGAGTCCCGATCGTTCATCTTTCAACCGACTATGTCTTCGACGGGACGAAACCAACCGGCTATGTGGAAACCGATGAAACTGCGCCACTCAACGTCTACGGCCTGACGAAACGCGAAGGTGAGATGGGCGTTCGCGGCGCGACCCGCAATCACGCAATTTTGCGGACAGCCTGGCTCTACAGCCCTTACGGCCGGAACTTCGTGAAAACGATGCTGACGATCGCCCGTGACAAGCCGGCGATTTCGGTCGTCGATGATCAGATCGGCACACCAACGTCGACATTGGATCTGGCCGACGCGATCCTCGTCGTGACCCGGAACCTTATCGAATCGGATTCCCTCGCCTATCGCGGTACATTCCACGCAACGGCTTCGGGGTACACGAGCTGGGCCGGGTTTGCCCGACGCATCTTCGAATGTTCCGCTGCAAGCGGCGGCCCCAACGCGCGCGTGGAACCGATCCCGACCGAGCTGTTTCCGACGCCGGCCATCCGCCCTTCAAAATCGATGCTTGACTGCTCCAAGCTTTTCCAAGCACATGGTGTTCGCTTGCCGCCTTGGCAAGCCTCTGTCTGCGGCGTTGTCGACCGCATCCTTTCCAACACCTAG
- the rfbB gene encoding dTDP-glucose 4,6-dehydratase, with the protein MKILVTGGAGFIGSALVRQLVLQGNEVMTVDKLTYAGTLTSLAAISDRGNHQFVKADICDRPAIAHVFESFRPDTVMHLAAESHVDRSITSARDFLDTNVLGTFNMLECARGYWESLSAPAGARFRFLHVSTDEVYGSLGAEGAFTEQTSYDPSSPYSATKAASDHLAKAWHRTYGLPVIVSNCSNNYGPFQFPEKLIPLTILSAIDGKPLPVYGKGENVRDWLFVEDHVGALAIIAARGRVGETYNVGGRNERRNIDVVKEICLRLDHLFPQEKSRETLITFVNDRPGHDFRYSVDSTKLEEELGWRAATSFESGIDRTIRWYLESEWWWGPLRQTYDGRRLGQLEHAGP; encoded by the coding sequence ATGAAGATACTCGTGACCGGTGGTGCAGGTTTCATTGGGTCTGCGCTGGTTCGCCAACTCGTTCTTCAGGGCAACGAAGTCATGACTGTCGACAAACTTACATATGCCGGCACGTTGACCTCGCTTGCCGCGATTTCGGATCGTGGAAACCACCAGTTCGTGAAAGCGGACATCTGCGACCGCCCGGCGATCGCCCACGTATTCGAAAGCTTCCGCCCGGATACTGTGATGCATCTGGCGGCAGAAAGCCACGTGGATCGATCCATCACCAGCGCGAGAGACTTTCTCGATACCAACGTGCTCGGAACGTTTAACATGCTCGAGTGCGCACGCGGATATTGGGAATCCCTTTCCGCCCCTGCAGGCGCGCGCTTCCGTTTCCTTCATGTCTCGACCGATGAGGTTTACGGGTCTCTTGGAGCGGAAGGAGCCTTCACTGAACAGACGAGCTATGACCCAAGTTCGCCGTATTCCGCAACAAAGGCCGCCTCGGATCACCTAGCGAAGGCCTGGCACAGAACCTATGGATTGCCCGTCATCGTCTCGAACTGCTCGAACAACTACGGCCCCTTCCAATTCCCTGAGAAGCTGATCCCGCTTACAATATTGAGCGCAATTGATGGTAAGCCGCTGCCAGTTTATGGTAAAGGAGAAAATGTCCGGGATTGGCTCTTCGTCGAAGATCACGTCGGTGCCTTGGCGATCATCGCCGCGCGAGGACGCGTTGGCGAGACCTATAATGTCGGAGGGAGGAACGAGCGCCGCAATATCGATGTCGTGAAGGAGATTTGCTTGAGGCTCGACCACCTGTTTCCCCAAGAGAAATCCCGCGAAACACTTATCACCTTCGTGAACGACCGCCCGGGCCACGACTTCCGCTACTCCGTGGACTCAACCAAACTGGAGGAGGAACTGGGTTGGCGGGCTGCAACGTCGTTCGAGAGCGGGATCGACAGGACAATCCGATGGTATCTGGAAAGCGAATGGTGGTGGGGGCCATTACGCCAGACCTACGACGGCCGACGGCTCGGGCAACTCGAGCACGCCGGTCCTTGA